In one Lentimicrobium sp. L6 genomic region, the following are encoded:
- a CDS encoding Ig-like domain-containing protein, translating into MKKWILLLLITQMLFGVISCKKEEEQVKPEVEIPQGESPFVAPNVMDENTRAIISEIDTSDFTFVFKGESEITKTLEVGSILVDSASEMAPYGYLRKVKSINSKDGELTIQTEQAVLTDIAEEASIRFSTGQLNRSHIQKVVFAEGVNWSEHKDPNFSVFSFDYRKSISGSNGEFVMEGHTSLDMEFFFNFDWEWVWELDWSLGHPVVKLFESGVIIDQAASIQTQATGIMEIDKKRYSLASFYFTPWTFMVGPVPVVFYPRIELFLELDGSVTAEFTAGASEDFHAELGVRYTLEDDWREISNYTYTTDFSAPNMSMDVNYTADIGPEISLLLYGVAGPFANVTAFGQLSSHLEGVHGYWDLDFIVGSRAEVGVLIDVLGFREDKAFLIDLFRDTLLHYDNEPFGNAIYLDNPINGSNYALGNNIMLTASYTGSVPDQVVFNINDDVVFQDDDAPFEYLWETEGLEAGAYEIKVKEMLGGVKISEDDAMISLQQVFWSEIDLNDLGIGDNTRCTDFVFFGSNDAWMTTSEPGAGKLLKTVDGGDTWQVITASNLGIEKMNMFNSSGQGFYLTSNQKVYHTADNGLGFEELEYGNEFYTQPTFQWKDIFGIGTNLDGEIIAVGKDTGIPYQFEIYRANSASHEPISDYGIPHPNEYGYPPQIYTRGNTAIVYGIQDENVADKSYYLTSNDGGLSWIDHEFGGVTLQDILEDAAILNEDQWWIVGQNENGAALVLITENAGQSWEVLEFDDIDGFHSVHFVDANEGYATINKLTSNKMPKLYQTLDGGHSWDPVFGVESIYGMEKVSFIGNELGVVIGQGPIIYKFGIGD; encoded by the coding sequence ATGAAAAAATGGATTCTATTATTATTGATTACCCAGATGCTTTTTGGTGTTATTTCCTGTAAGAAAGAAGAAGAACAAGTAAAACCTGAAGTGGAAATTCCACAGGGAGAATCTCCGTTTGTTGCACCAAATGTTATGGATGAAAACACACGTGCTATCATTTCTGAGATTGATACCAGCGATTTTACTTTTGTATTTAAAGGAGAATCTGAAATAACAAAAACACTGGAAGTGGGAAGTATTTTAGTAGATAGTGCTTCTGAGATGGCTCCATATGGTTATCTAAGAAAAGTAAAAAGCATCAATAGTAAAGATGGAGAGTTAACTATTCAAACTGAGCAAGCCGTATTAACTGATATTGCAGAAGAAGCCAGCATCAGGTTTAGTACAGGTCAATTGAATAGGAGTCATATTCAAAAAGTAGTCTTTGCTGAAGGTGTTAACTGGTCTGAGCATAAGGACCCAAATTTTTCAGTTTTTTCATTTGATTACAGAAAATCCATTAGTGGAAGCAATGGTGAATTTGTAATGGAAGGACATACTTCTTTAGATATGGAATTCTTCTTTAATTTCGATTGGGAATGGGTATGGGAATTGGACTGGTCACTGGGCCATCCAGTGGTTAAATTATTTGAAAGTGGAGTTATTATTGACCAAGCAGCCTCTATTCAAACTCAAGCCACAGGAATTATGGAAATTGATAAGAAAAGGTATTCCCTTGCTAGTTTTTATTTCACACCATGGACTTTTATGGTAGGTCCTGTTCCTGTTGTCTTTTATCCTCGCATTGAATTGTTTTTGGAATTAGATGGCAGTGTAACTGCTGAATTTACAGCAGGGGCTAGCGAAGATTTTCATGCTGAGTTAGGGGTGAGATATACTTTGGAAGATGATTGGAGAGAAATTTCGAATTATACCTATACAACTGACTTCTCAGCGCCTAATATGAGTATGGATGTTAATTATACTGCTGATATAGGTCCAGAGATATCATTATTGCTTTACGGTGTAGCTGGACCATTTGCTAATGTTACAGCTTTTGGGCAATTGTCCTCTCATCTTGAAGGAGTGCATGGGTATTGGGATTTGGATTTTATAGTTGGTTCCAGGGCTGAGGTTGGTGTATTAATAGATGTATTGGGGTTTAGGGAGGATAAAGCTTTTCTTATTGATCTTTTTAGAGATACCTTATTACATTATGATAATGAACCATTTGGGAATGCTATTTATTTAGATAATCCAATTAATGGTAGTAATTATGCTTTAGGAAATAATATCATGCTAACGGCAAGCTATACAGGTTCTGTGCCCGATCAAGTGGTGTTTAATATCAATGATGATGTGGTTTTTCAAGATGATGATGCCCCGTTTGAGTACTTATGGGAGACAGAAGGATTGGAAGCTGGGGCTTATGAAATAAAAGTAAAAGAAATGCTTGGAGGCGTGAAAATATCTGAGGATGATGCAATGATTAGTCTGCAGCAGGTATTTTGGAGCGAGATTGATTTAAATGATTTGGGAATTGGTGATAACACACGGTGTACTGATTTTGTTTTCTTTGGGTCAAATGATGCTTGGATGACTACATCAGAACCAGGTGCCGGTAAGCTTTTAAAGACTGTGGATGGCGGTGATACTTGGCAAGTAATTACAGCGAGTAATTTGGGCATCGAAAAAATGAATATGTTTAATAGCAGTGGTCAAGGATTTTATCTAACCTCTAACCAAAAAGTATATCATACTGCGGATAATGGTTTAGGTTTTGAAGAGTTGGAATATGGAAATGAATTCTATACCCAGCCTACCTTTCAATGGAAAGATATATTTGGAATTGGAACTAATTTGGATGGAGAAATAATAGCTGTTGGAAAAGACACTGGTATACCCTATCAATTTGAAATATATCGTGCCAACTCGGCAAGTCATGAGCCCATAAGTGATTATGGAATTCCACATCCTAATGAATATGGTTACCCTCCTCAAATTTATACCAGAGGAAATACAGCTATAGTTTACGGTATACAAGATGAAAATGTAGCAGATAAGAGTTATTATTTAACCTCTAATGATGGTGGACTAAGTTGGATCGATCATGAATTTGGAGGAGTGACTCTTCAGGATATTTTAGAGGATGCCGCTATATTAAATGAAGACCAATGGTGGATTGTGGGACAGAATGAAAATGGAGCAGCTTTAGTTCTAATTACAGAAAATGCTGGGCAATCTTGGGAAGTATTAGAATTTGATGATATCGATGGTTTCCATTCGGTACATTTTGTAGATGCAAATGAGGGTTATGCAACCATAAATAAGTTGACTAGCAATAAAATGCCTAAGCTTTATCAAACTCTTGATGGAGGTCATTCTTGGGATCCTGTTTTTGGAGTAGAAAGCATTTATGGAATGGAAAAGGTAAGCTTTATCGGAAATGAACTTGGAGTTGTAATTGGTCAAGGTCCTATTATTTATAAATTTGGAATTGGCGATTAA
- a CDS encoding potassium channel family protein, with translation MQLFHILKKIPSQIYLFSGILLFVFVFPLIDRVTIFDFVGPLAYSIMTISILSVIERKKQKKLKYLFILVAISIIFIWVMYFSPRSYLSLVSFVLSLSVFFTTIVLLIQQIVQSKEVNTKVILEAISAYLLLGVMFTLTNSLIWTFDHDSIGITSPDIADFVYYSFITLTTIGYGDISPVSDLAKMTSILFGLSGQLYLTIIMAFIIGKFLNR, from the coding sequence ATGCAATTATTCCACATCTTAAAAAAAATACCAAGTCAGATATATCTGTTTTCGGGCATATTATTATTTGTTTTTGTATTCCCTTTAATTGATAGAGTCACTATTTTTGATTTTGTTGGTCCGCTTGCCTATAGTATTATGACCATATCTATTTTGTCGGTAATAGAAAGAAAAAAGCAGAAGAAATTAAAGTACTTATTTATTCTAGTAGCCATCAGTATCATTTTCATTTGGGTAATGTATTTTAGTCCTCGAAGTTATTTGAGTTTGGTTTCGTTTGTGTTAAGTCTTTCTGTCTTTTTTACTACCATTGTTTTGCTGATTCAGCAGATTGTACAAAGCAAAGAGGTAAATACTAAGGTTATTTTAGAAGCAATTAGCGCTTACCTTTTGTTGGGAGTTATGTTTACTTTAACAAATTCATTAATTTGGACATTTGATCATGATAGTATCGGAATTACAAGTCCAGATATTGCAGATTTTGTGTATTATAGCTTCATAACCCTTACTACTATTGGTTATGGGGATATTTCACCAGTTAGTGATTTGGCAAAAATGACAAGTATCTTATTTGGATTATCGGGTCAATTATATTTAACCATTATTATGGCATTCATTATCGGAAAATTTTTAAATAGATAA
- a CDS encoding DUF2851 family protein → MTEAFFYYLWRYQLFHTPLFTTDGEDINIIKPGILNTDSGPDFFNAKIHIGETTWVGNVEIHVRSSDWNRHQHQKDPAYNNTILHVVYECDKIVKTQDEQQLKCLELKGKFDSYSLEKYEYLLHNKNWIPCAQQLEGINDFEWSNWLERLAIERLENKSASVSELLESALMDWEMAFFISISGYFGQKINQLPFQILARSTQPNILAKHKDQLFQIEALLFGQAGLLEEVKEGEYHQKLKQEYAFLSKKYKLVPMPKHLWKYMRLRPAAFPDIRIAQLAFLMSRSDFLFSKILETSELKQLHQLFESHASAFWDTHYRFDVPSSSRIKKLGAASRMGLMINAVIPFLFVYGRNKGESKYEDRAIGFLSEIIAEKNQITKKFAELGKKPKNALESQAMIQLKTHYCDFKKCLDCKVGMLILKN, encoded by the coding sequence ATGACCGAAGCCTTTTTTTACTATTTATGGAGGTATCAACTATTCCATACTCCTTTATTTACAACCGATGGAGAAGATATAAATATCATAAAACCTGGTATTCTAAATACTGACTCTGGCCCTGATTTTTTTAATGCAAAAATCCATATTGGAGAAACTACTTGGGTTGGAAATGTAGAAATTCATGTCCGATCTTCCGATTGGAACAGACACCAACATCAAAAAGACCCAGCATATAACAACACCATCCTTCATGTGGTTTATGAGTGTGATAAGATAGTAAAAACCCAAGATGAACAGCAATTAAAATGTTTGGAACTTAAAGGTAAATTTGATTCATATTCATTAGAAAAGTATGAATACCTACTTCATAATAAAAACTGGATTCCATGCGCTCAACAATTGGAAGGTATTAACGATTTTGAATGGAGCAACTGGCTGGAACGCTTGGCGATAGAACGATTAGAAAACAAATCAGCATCGGTTTCAGAATTATTAGAAAGCGCCTTAATGGATTGGGAAATGGCCTTTTTCATTAGCATTTCGGGATATTTTGGACAAAAGATAAATCAACTTCCTTTTCAAATATTAGCACGTTCTACTCAACCAAATATTCTGGCAAAACATAAAGATCAACTATTTCAAATTGAAGCCCTATTGTTTGGGCAAGCAGGATTATTGGAGGAGGTCAAAGAAGGTGAATATCACCAAAAGTTAAAACAAGAATACGCGTTTTTAAGCAAGAAGTACAAGTTGGTCCCCATGCCAAAGCACTTGTGGAAATATATGAGGTTGCGACCAGCAGCCTTTCCAGATATTAGAATTGCACAATTAGCCTTTTTAATGAGCCGAAGTGACTTTTTATTTAGTAAAATATTGGAAACTTCGGAACTCAAGCAACTCCACCAATTATTTGAATCTCATGCTTCAGCCTTTTGGGATACCCACTATAGATTTGATGTCCCATCCTCCTCAAGAATTAAAAAGCTGGGAGCTGCAAGTAGGATGGGCCTAATGATAAATGCTGTAATTCCATTTCTATTTGTTTATGGAAGAAACAAAGGCGAAAGCAAATATGAAGATAGAGCCATAGGGTTTTTAAGTGAAATTATTGCAGAAAAGAACCAAATCACAAAGAAATTTGCTGAGCTTGGAAAAAAGCCAAAGAACGCATTGGAATCACAAGCCATGATACAGCTTAAAACCCATTATTGCGATTTTAAGAAATGTCTAGATTGTAAAGTTGGAATGCTGATTCTGAAAAACTAA
- a CDS encoding HD family phosphohydrolase: MKKLIYFLRYRYTIIYKVILFLAAMIIMVYFFPKTARFSYDYSQGYPWTSQSLIAPFDFAVLKTPQEVEKEKELLLMEVIPYYRYDEKIGDSLKPIIQKEFEMKWAEHYGAAEKLAKKKRTWEFIHQKFSLLVQKGVRSSVINRNSNGHVSLLKGNQATVIPLSSIYTLSTAQYMLEQELINGGNIDQTIAKEIIAAHLFQNVSYDELMTTKEEEALLSNLSLSYGLIQKGELIIAEGELVTTEKYQILESLRAEFVKQVGGSKEYIWTTIGLGILIIIVFLSLAIYLNLFRPSILRHSSQILLILVSMMLFVIPESLLIQNYPDYILLLPLPLLAIIIRSFFDVRTAMFVYLLTVIIISSFIPDGYNFIFLQLITGIITIVSIHRLNKRRQFYLTSLWIFLSYSFIYVALLLVRDGSLNHIEIDTFYLLAISAALSLFSYPIIYLFEKLFGQITALTLLELSDTNNKLLRDLAHKAPGTFQHSLQVGNLCEAALIEVGGNALLVRAGALYHDIGKMYNPMYFIENQTTQVNPHDELSYEESAEIIISHVKYGVKLAKKHRLPEMIIDFIRTHHGNRKAEYFYRMAVKEEGVEEVDESIYTYPGPIPFSKETAVLMMADSIEAASRSIPKPDENILSNLVDQIITGQMQSGQFDNADITLKEINQIKKIFKKMLLTIYHIRIEYPD; encoded by the coding sequence ATGAAGAAATTAATATATTTTCTAAGATACAGATATACAATTATCTATAAAGTAATTTTGTTTTTGGCAGCCATGATAATCATGGTTTATTTCTTTCCAAAAACAGCCCGCTTTAGTTATGATTATAGTCAGGGATACCCTTGGACTTCTCAAAGCTTGATAGCTCCTTTTGATTTTGCGGTATTGAAAACGCCTCAAGAAGTTGAAAAAGAAAAGGAATTGCTACTGATGGAGGTAATCCCCTATTACAGATATGATGAAAAGATTGGAGACTCTCTAAAGCCAATAATACAAAAGGAATTTGAAATGAAATGGGCAGAGCATTATGGCGCTGCCGAAAAACTAGCCAAGAAGAAAAGAACCTGGGAATTTATCCATCAGAAATTTTCTTTGCTTGTACAAAAAGGGGTAAGAAGTTCGGTTATTAATAGGAACTCCAATGGTCATGTGAGTCTTTTAAAAGGAAATCAAGCTACAGTTATTCCTTTGAGTTCGATTTATACACTCTCCACTGCTCAGTATATGCTGGAGCAGGAATTAATAAATGGAGGGAATATAGATCAAACCATTGCCAAAGAAATTATTGCGGCTCATTTATTCCAAAATGTTTCCTATGATGAATTAATGACCACCAAAGAGGAAGAGGCCTTATTATCCAACTTATCATTATCCTATGGTTTGATACAAAAAGGAGAATTAATAATTGCAGAAGGGGAGTTGGTGACTACGGAAAAGTATCAGATTCTGGAGTCCCTAAGAGCCGAGTTTGTGAAACAAGTGGGAGGATCTAAAGAGTATATATGGACCACTATTGGTTTGGGGATTCTTATCATCATTGTGTTTTTATCATTGGCCATCTACTTAAACTTATTCAGACCTTCTATTTTACGTCATTCGAGCCAAATACTCTTGATTTTGGTGAGTATGATGCTTTTTGTGATTCCAGAAAGCCTTCTCATACAAAATTACCCCGATTATATACTTCTGTTGCCACTCCCACTATTGGCTATTATTATTAGAAGTTTTTTCGATGTGAGAACAGCTATGTTTGTATATCTGCTCACAGTAATCATTATTTCATCTTTCATCCCAGATGGATATAATTTTATTTTCCTTCAATTAATTACAGGTATTATCACCATAGTTTCTATTCATCGATTAAATAAACGGCGACAGTTTTATCTAACAAGCTTATGGATTTTCCTCTCCTATTCTTTTATATATGTGGCCTTGCTCTTGGTAAGAGATGGGAGTTTAAATCACATTGAAATTGATACTTTTTACCTTTTAGCCATTAGTGCAGCTTTGTCCTTATTTAGTTATCCCATTATCTATTTATTTGAAAAACTGTTTGGGCAAATTACGGCACTTACCTTATTGGAGTTATCTGACACTAATAATAAGTTGCTTCGAGATTTGGCTCATAAAGCACCAGGTACTTTTCAGCACAGTCTTCAGGTAGGAAACCTTTGTGAGGCTGCTTTAATAGAAGTAGGAGGGAATGCACTATTAGTAAGGGCTGGAGCTCTTTATCATGATATTGGGAAAATGTATAATCCCATGTATTTTATCGAAAACCAAACCACTCAAGTAAATCCTCACGACGAGTTGAGCTATGAGGAGTCTGCAGAAATTATTATTAGTCATGTGAAATATGGGGTTAAGCTGGCAAAAAAGCATCGCCTTCCTGAAATGATTATAGATTTTATAAGAACGCATCATGGAAATAGAAAGGCAGAGTATTTTTATAGAATGGCAGTGAAAGAGGAGGGAGTGGAAGAAGTAGACGAGAGTATTTATACTTATCCTGGCCCTATTCCATTCAGTAAAGAAACAGCAGTTTTGATGATGGCTGATAGTATAGAAGCGGCAAGTAGGAGTATTCCTAAGCCAGATGAGAATATCTTGAGTAATCTAGTTGATCAAATTATCACCGGACAAATGCAATCAGGCCAATTTGATAATGCTGACATCACCTTAAAAGAAATCAATCAAATCAAGAAAATTTTCAAGAAAATGTTACTTACCATCTATCATATTCGTATTGAATACCCAGATTAG
- a CDS encoding efflux RND transporter periplasmic adaptor subunit, whose amino-acid sequence MKTINLLRALILLLVSVFIFSSCTEQKKQLPPTQVTVVQVLQKDVPITHEFIGQTYGLYDIPIRARVQGFLEGIHFKEGTVVKKGDHLYSIDAQSYKADVAGQLSDVAGAKTGLVKAENDLNRYKPLAAANAVSQSDLDNAVAQYDASVAQVAAAQANYEIAQIELGYTEIYSPIDGIIGKTNAKVGEFVGQDPNPVILNTVSDVSSVNVEFFLPEAQYLMLARAFKGYLEKSKSPTADDDKYLELALSDGSIFEHHGDVVFIDREVNPSTGSILVQARFPNPEGLLRPGQYAKVRAHLNDIKDALLVPQSCVIELQGQYSVFIVDDSSHVQTVQVEMGPKYKDYWVVSKGLKSTDKVVFDGVQKVGNGMKVIAKEVTYKSKALKQ is encoded by the coding sequence ATGAAAACCATCAATTTACTGCGAGCGCTAATTCTGCTTTTAGTGTCCGTTTTTATTTTTAGCTCCTGCACAGAGCAGAAAAAACAACTACCACCAACCCAGGTTACTGTGGTTCAAGTTTTACAAAAGGATGTTCCCATCACTCATGAGTTTATTGGACAAACCTATGGTTTATACGATATTCCTATTCGAGCTCGAGTTCAAGGGTTTCTAGAGGGCATTCATTTTAAAGAAGGAACAGTAGTGAAAAAAGGCGATCATCTTTATTCAATTGATGCTCAGTCTTATAAAGCTGATGTAGCAGGCCAATTGAGTGATGTAGCTGGAGCAAAAACCGGTTTGGTGAAAGCGGAAAATGATTTAAACAGATATAAACCTCTTGCTGCAGCAAATGCTGTTAGTCAGTCGGATCTTGATAATGCTGTTGCTCAGTATGATGCAAGTGTAGCGCAAGTTGCAGCAGCCCAAGCAAATTATGAAATTGCTCAAATTGAATTAGGCTATACCGAAATCTATTCACCAATTGATGGAATTATTGGTAAAACCAACGCCAAAGTTGGTGAGTTTGTTGGGCAAGATCCAAATCCTGTTATTTTAAATACTGTTTCCGATGTGAGTTCTGTTAATGTAGAATTCTTTTTGCCTGAGGCTCAGTATTTGATGTTGGCCCGTGCATTTAAAGGATATCTCGAGAAATCGAAAAGTCCAACAGCTGATGATGATAAATATTTAGAATTGGCATTGTCGGATGGTAGCATATTTGAGCATCATGGTGATGTGGTATTTATTGATAGAGAAGTAAATCCAAGCACAGGTTCCATATTGGTTCAGGCGCGTTTCCCAAATCCAGAGGGTCTCTTACGTCCAGGTCAGTATGCTAAAGTTAGAGCTCATTTAAATGATATAAAGGATGCTTTGCTAGTGCCTCAATCTTGTGTGATTGAATTACAAGGTCAGTATTCAGTTTTTATTGTTGATGATAGCAGTCATGTTCAGACTGTTCAAGTAGAAATGGGACCTAAGTATAAAGATTACTGGGTAGTATCAAAGGGCTTAAAGTCTACCGATAAAGTGGTTTTTGATGGTGTTCAAAAAGTAGGAAATGGAATGAAAGTTATTGCCAAAGAGGTCACTTATAAATCCAAGGCCCTTAAACAATAA
- a CDS encoding cell division ATP-binding protein FtsE yields MKQKTVIRLEGVDIYQGDSLVMKNVNYELKTGEFNYLIGETGSGKSSLLRALYADVPILKGKASVTDVDLPQIKDKEIPFLRRKLGIVFQDFQLLFDRNVEENLIFVMKATGWKDKDHMKDKVAELLSKTGLKNKGKNMPYQLSGGEQQRLSIARALVNDPLLILADEPTGNLDPISSQEIMDLLFQISREDRAVLMATHDYSLFGKYDSTKYQCAEGELIKVD; encoded by the coding sequence ATGAAGCAAAAAACCGTCATTCGATTAGAAGGAGTAGATATTTATCAGGGTGACAGCTTGGTAATGAAGAATGTGAACTACGAACTTAAAACTGGAGAATTCAATTATTTAATTGGCGAAACGGGGAGTGGAAAAAGTAGTTTATTACGTGCGCTTTATGCAGATGTTCCAATTCTAAAAGGGAAAGCTAGTGTTACAGATGTGGATCTTCCTCAAATAAAAGACAAAGAAATTCCATTTTTAAGAAGAAAATTGGGGATTGTATTCCAAGACTTCCAGCTGTTATTTGACAGAAATGTAGAGGAAAACCTGATTTTTGTCATGAAGGCCACAGGTTGGAAAGACAAAGATCATATGAAAGACAAGGTAGCGGAGCTTTTGAGCAAAACAGGTTTGAAAAACAAAGGAAAGAATATGCCCTATCAGCTTTCAGGTGGAGAGCAACAACGCTTAAGTATTGCTCGTGCCTTAGTTAATGATCCACTACTTATACTTGCAGATGAGCCCACTGGAAACCTAGATCCTATCTCCTCTCAGGAAATTATGGACTTACTTTTCCAAATCAGTAGGGAAGATAGAGCGGTTCTTATGGCTACACATGACTACTCCCTATTTGGTAAATATGACTCCACTAAATACCAATGCGCCGAAGGTGAGCTTATTAAGGTAGACTGA